The Candidatus Acidiferrales bacterium genomic interval CGGACTTGCTCTTTGATTTCAGCATCGGAACGGCAGATGGCCTCGATATTCGCCTGGTAGAGGACGATGCGATCGGGCGGGGTGGGCGCGAAAACGCTTTTCTGGGTCAGCGGCACACCCTGAAAAATCCCGAGAAGCAAGCCCGCCGTCTGTGGGCTCTTTCTGCGTTTGCGCGATCGTGGCGGGCGCGACTGAATGATTACGGCTATGTTTCGCAGCTTGGCCCGGAACTGCTCGGGCAACCCGGCAAGCGCCTCCTCAACGAGCTGCTCAAAATACTCACGGTCCATAACAAAGATCCAGAAACGAACCTCCCCTTCGGCCCCAGGCGGATTCCCTTCTCACACCCCGATTGGAATTTTATCCCAGGAAGGCCTGCACGGCGAGTTGTTCCATTTCGTAGGCGCTTTCCGTGTCAATGGGATAATTGGTCAGGTAGGTTTTCAGGGAGACACCCTGCTGGTGCAGGGCCGGATGGGTGTCAAACATGCGGAGCAGTCGCGCGGCAATTTTTTGGGCCGCCTCCATGCCGGCGCCGGGCAGCACCACACAATAAAGGTTCTCATCGTACTGATAGAGCGAATCCTCCTGGCGCAGGCTCTGCATGATGAGCTTCAGAGTCTCGCCGATGCACTGGATCCTCTCGGAGGGCTCAACCGGGCCGCTTATCTCGACTTTGGTGGTAAGGACGGAAAGGGGCGCGCTGGAATGTTCCGCCCGCTTCAATTCCATAGCCAAGCGGTCGCGGAATTGCTCTTCACGGGGTAACGACAGCAAAATATTTTCGCTCGCCTGGAGCTGGAGCAAAGCGATCCGAGTTTGCTCATCGTACAACTTTCGCCGCAGCGTTTTGATCGCAAGCTGGCGCTCGATCAGGTAGGCATTGAAAAGGGCGGTCAGGACACAGAAACCAATCAAGACACGCTTCAACGTGGTGCCGATGCGAGCGGAGTCGCTTACCAGCGCGGGGAGCGCCGCGACAAAAATGCCGACCGCGAGGATGAAAATCATCGCGACCGCTAGGAACCACAACTCCCAATCGCGCCTTTCGAGTTTTTCCCAATCCGACTTGCGCCTACCCGGCATGACTCCCCTTGCTCGCGAGAGCAACGGCGCCTTCAGAGCAGCGGCCATAGCCACTTCGCTCGGTCATCTTGGCTGGCACGCCCGAGCCAGTCAATAGGCCGCAAGTACCAAGGAGTCTCATTCCATAAAGGGAAATTTTCCGAATGCAAGAATGGGAATAGGGATGAGCGGCGAGACTCCGGCAGGCACCTACCCGACCGCTTTATCCGGATAACGAGTTGAAGCTAAAAGGACTGGTGCCGTTCCAACTATTTGGGGGCATTTTCGGCAAGTCACAGGGCATGCTTTATTGATCATACAGGATCGAGATGTATAGGCTCATTAAGGTGGAACGGCACTAGTCTATGCCGAAGGCCTCGCCCTTGAGATCATAGACCATCAGAATAAGGTCATGGGCGGCGCCATGGCGGTCGAGAACATGTTGCGGCAACTGTGCCACCTTGACGAAGCCGATCCTTTCAAAGGCATGGATGGCGTGCTCCTGGGCGAGGACGAACTCGGCGTCCAACTTGTCGAGGCCGATCTCAATGGCGATGTCGATCAACTCCTTGACCAGAGCGGCGCCGACGCCCCGGCCGCGATATTTGGGGTGGACAACGACGCGCACCCGCCCGATGTGGCTTTTCCAGCCGCCCTTTTCGCGGTGGAGGGTGGCATCCACAACGACGTCGCCGCCGACCAGGCCAAGCAAGGGCACCACGTAAACAAAGTCCAATTCGGCGCACCAGCGAGCCACCACTCTTGGATCGGTCACATCGTCAGCCAGGTAGAGCCGATCTTCCTCCGGGACTTGCTGAAAAAAGCGCAGGAGGGCGTCACGGTCGCCCGAGGCCAGCGGCCGCACGATCAGCTCGCTGGCGTCTTTGAGGGCA includes:
- a CDS encoding metallopeptidase family protein; this encodes MDREYFEQLVEEALAGLPEQFRAKLRNIAVIIQSRPPRSRKRRKSPQTAGLLLGIFQGVPLTQKSVFAPTPPDRIVLYQANIEAICRSDAEIKEQVR
- a CDS encoding GNAT family N-acetyltransferase encodes the protein MFREMLEGRYPKKIALKDASELIVRPLASGDRDALLRFFQQVPEEDRLYLADDVTDPRVVARWCAELDFVYVVPLLGLVGGDVVVDATLHREKGGWKSHIGRVRVVVHPKYRGRGVGAALVKELIDIAIEIGLDKLDAEFVLAQEHAIHAFERIGFVKVAQLPQHVLDRHGAAHDLILMVYDLKGEAFGID